A single genomic interval of Demequina sp. NBRC 110054 harbors:
- a CDS encoding FKBP-type peptidyl-prolyl cis-trans isomerase, with the protein MNFRRPAAAAAVLALAAVGLSACTSDTETDATASASASADTSAETVAALEGVTWTDGEDGIPVLSYESGLEFSDTGALLHADGDGDEITDGLGVTVSYVIYYEPTDTASASATPSASASADATEEESGPELYYSTYDTGYQEVLTVSEDALDPNLYEVLLGAHVGAQVLYGTLDSSYGYSLVMAVTVEDTTPLQASGEVQEQDESLPQVTLSDAGAPSIDLEDGDYKKPKELVSEILIQGDGDEVEEGQTLTVQYTGWLWDGTQFDSSWDRGYASSFTLSASSLIQGWVDGLTGVQVGSQIMLIIPPDLAYGDEESDTIPADSTLVFVIDILDAQ; encoded by the coding sequence GTGAACTTCCGACGTCCCGCCGCCGCTGCGGCGGTCCTCGCTCTGGCCGCTGTCGGCCTCAGCGCCTGCACCAGCGACACCGAGACCGATGCCACGGCGTCCGCCTCCGCCTCCGCCGACACGTCGGCCGAGACGGTCGCCGCGCTCGAGGGCGTGACCTGGACGGACGGCGAGGACGGCATCCCCGTCCTGTCCTACGAGTCCGGCCTCGAGTTCTCCGACACGGGCGCGCTGCTGCACGCGGACGGCGATGGCGACGAGATCACGGACGGCCTCGGCGTGACCGTGTCGTACGTCATCTACTACGAGCCCACGGACACCGCGAGCGCCTCGGCGACCCCGAGCGCCTCGGCCTCGGCCGACGCGACCGAGGAAGAGTCCGGCCCGGAGCTGTACTACTCGACGTACGACACCGGCTACCAGGAGGTCCTCACGGTCTCCGAGGACGCCCTCGACCCGAACCTGTACGAGGTCCTGCTCGGCGCCCACGTCGGCGCCCAGGTGCTGTACGGCACCCTCGACTCGTCGTACGGCTACTCGCTCGTGATGGCCGTGACCGTCGAGGACACCACCCCGCTCCAGGCCTCGGGTGAGGTCCAGGAGCAGGACGAGAGCCTGCCCCAGGTGACGCTGTCCGACGCCGGCGCCCCGAGCATCGACCTCGAGGACGGCGACTACAAGAAGCCGAAGGAGCTCGTGTCCGAGATCCTCATCCAGGGCGACGGCGACGAGGTCGAGGAGGGTCAGACCCTCACCGTCCAGTACACCGGCTGGCTGTGGGACGGCACGCAGTTCGACTCCTCGTGGGACCGCGGCTACGCCTCGTCCTTCACGCTGTCGGCCTCGTCGCTGATCCAGGGCTGGGTCGACGGCCTCACCGGCGTCCAGGTCGGCTCCCAGATCATGCTGATCATCCCGCCGGACCTCGCGTACGGCGACGAGGAGAGCGACACGATCCCCGCGGACTCCACGCTCGTGTTCGTGATCGACATCCTCGACGCGCAGTAG
- a CDS encoding GntR family transcriptional regulator yields the protein MLIRIDAGSEAPLYDQIAASVREDAAAGRVGPGERLPSAREVAEALDVNLHTVLKAYQELRDEGLVEMRRGRGAVLTDLAGAYAGLSEDARALLARARELGLGVDAVVALVRAAGAGER from the coding sequence ATGCTGATCAGGATTGACGCGGGCTCCGAGGCGCCGCTCTACGACCAGATCGCCGCGTCGGTGCGCGAGGACGCGGCGGCAGGCCGCGTCGGCCCCGGCGAGCGGCTGCCGTCGGCGCGCGAGGTCGCCGAGGCGCTCGACGTGAACCTCCACACGGTGCTCAAGGCGTATCAGGAGCTCCGCGACGAGGGCCTGGTCGAGATGCGCCGCGGCCGAGGCGCCGTGCTCACCGACCTCGCCGGCGCGTACGCGGGGCTCAGCGAGGATGCTCGCGCGCTCCTTGCCCGGGCCCGCGAGCTCGGGCTCGGGGTCGACGCCGTGGTCGCGCTCGTGCGCGCCGCGGGCGCCGGCGAGCGCTGA
- a CDS encoding AAA family ATPase, whose translation MAAASELTFTEDFEHALDLLHSGANLFLTGRAGTGKSTLIRHFLETTGRRAVTVAPTGIAALNVDGYTIHRLFSFPMGVNEETVRGPGYFPGRFASTLAELDTLIIDEASMVRADLFDALAAALERFGPRHGERFGGVQLVLVGDLHQLPPVVRDHEVDYFDERFGTPYFFSAKAFDRDTFPVVELTTVFRQIGDSGLIDILNAVREGALLEDARAALNARTDPDFEPPEDEFWLTLATTNRIVGARNRRMLERLPAPIRSFQARLDGDTDGFEHPTEDSLDLAVGAQVMLLNNDPLDRWVNGTLGRVLAIESDREGPVVQVGLREGVTVAVRPHTWEIARPEIAGGSLQRKVVGTFTQLPMKLAWAITIHKSQGQTLDRVVVDLTGGTFANGQLYVALSRCTSLAGLVLKRDVLPRDLKTDGRIRRFLTSGGTAQTDDAAAGRIYVSALTVGQVGDRYRPRPVEIAVVTEDGDEATTVVNPTSDLYGAQTEFGLTTRDVQLAPVLAEAWACLSPLLAGRIPVGVDIDRTLGWIDFELKRGGAVEPMALGAELPAEALGSAARQRLSAPTALERARAMRDAGERWVGEAYGALEAGTPFAAWPRGRGYLAARTTGPTGIPGPEGFVVGGNLEDDDPSIVLAALLRTAWGRVIDQDEPSLARIRAAERHFGMEVLAADVEIAAQADAAGVLLPGARVCFTGTVVSESHGVVDRDRMMRMASDAGLVPVPTVTKTRTDVLVVAERGTQSGKARKAAAWGKPVLGADEFLAWVDAAPRSQ comes from the coding sequence ATGGCCGCCGCCTCCGAGCTCACCTTCACGGAGGACTTCGAGCACGCCCTCGACCTGCTCCACTCGGGTGCGAACCTCTTCCTCACCGGACGTGCAGGCACGGGAAAGTCGACGCTCATCCGCCACTTCCTGGAGACCACGGGACGACGCGCGGTGACCGTCGCGCCCACCGGCATCGCGGCGCTCAACGTCGACGGCTACACGATCCACCGCCTCTTCTCCTTCCCCATGGGCGTCAACGAGGAGACGGTGCGGGGCCCCGGCTACTTCCCGGGCCGCTTCGCCTCCACGCTCGCCGAGCTCGACACCTTGATCATCGACGAGGCCTCGATGGTCCGCGCCGACCTGTTCGACGCCCTCGCGGCCGCGCTCGAGCGCTTCGGCCCGCGCCACGGCGAGCGGTTCGGGGGTGTGCAGCTGGTCCTCGTCGGCGACCTGCACCAGCTGCCTCCCGTGGTGCGCGACCACGAGGTCGACTACTTCGACGAGCGCTTCGGGACGCCCTACTTCTTCTCCGCCAAGGCGTTCGACCGCGACACGTTCCCCGTCGTCGAGCTCACCACGGTCTTCCGTCAGATCGGCGACTCGGGGCTGATCGACATCCTCAACGCGGTGCGTGAGGGGGCGCTGCTCGAGGACGCGCGTGCGGCCCTCAACGCCCGCACCGACCCCGACTTCGAGCCGCCGGAGGACGAGTTCTGGCTCACGCTCGCGACCACGAACCGGATCGTCGGCGCGCGCAACCGGCGCATGCTCGAGCGCCTGCCCGCGCCGATCCGCTCGTTCCAGGCACGCCTCGACGGCGACACGGACGGCTTCGAGCACCCCACGGAGGACAGCCTCGACCTCGCGGTCGGCGCCCAGGTGATGCTGCTGAACAACGATCCGCTCGACCGCTGGGTCAACGGCACTCTGGGCCGCGTGCTCGCGATCGAGTCCGACCGCGAGGGGCCCGTGGTGCAGGTGGGCCTTCGCGAGGGTGTCACCGTCGCGGTGCGCCCCCACACGTGGGAGATCGCCCGCCCGGAGATCGCCGGCGGCTCGCTCCAGCGCAAGGTCGTCGGCACGTTCACGCAGCTGCCCATGAAGCTCGCGTGGGCCATCACGATCCACAAGAGCCAGGGCCAGACCCTTGACCGTGTCGTCGTCGACCTCACTGGCGGCACCTTCGCGAACGGCCAGCTGTACGTCGCGCTCAGCCGCTGCACGTCACTGGCCGGCCTGGTCCTCAAGCGCGACGTCCTGCCGCGCGACCTCAAGACGGACGGCCGCATCCGGCGCTTCCTGACCTCGGGAGGAACGGCGCAGACGGACGATGCGGCGGCCGGGCGCATCTATGTCAGCGCGCTCACCGTGGGTCAGGTGGGGGACAGGTATCGCCCGCGCCCGGTCGAGATCGCCGTCGTCACCGAGGACGGCGACGAGGCGACGACGGTGGTCAACCCGACGAGCGACCTCTACGGCGCGCAGACGGAGTTCGGGCTCACGACCAGGGATGTGCAGCTCGCGCCCGTGCTCGCCGAGGCGTGGGCGTGCCTGTCGCCGCTGCTCGCCGGGCGGATCCCGGTCGGCGTCGACATCGATCGCACCCTCGGGTGGATCGACTTCGAGCTCAAGCGCGGCGGCGCCGTCGAGCCGATGGCGCTCGGCGCCGAGCTGCCCGCGGAGGCGCTCGGCTCGGCAGCCCGGCAGCGGCTGAGCGCTCCGACTGCTCTCGAGCGCGCCCGTGCCATGAGGGATGCGGGGGAGAGGTGGGTCGGCGAGGCCTACGGCGCGCTCGAGGCCGGCACTCCGTTCGCCGCCTGGCCCCGCGGGCGCGGCTACCTCGCGGCGCGCACGACCGGTCCCACCGGGATCCCCGGGCCCGAGGGCTTCGTCGTGGGAGGCAACCTCGAGGACGACGACCCCAGCATCGTCCTGGCGGCTCTGCTGCGCACTGCGTGGGGGCGCGTGATCGACCAGGACGAGCCGTCGCTCGCGCGCATCCGCGCGGCGGAGCGGCACTTCGGCATGGAGGTGCTGGCCGCCGACGTCGAGATCGCGGCGCAGGCCGACGCGGCCGGCGTGCTGCTCCCCGGCGCGCGCGTGTGCTTCACGGGCACCGTCGTGAGCGAGTCCCACGGGGTGGTGGACCGCGACCGCATGATGAGGATGGCGAGCGATGCGGGGCTCGTGCCGGTCCCCACGGTGACGAAGACTCGTACCGACGTGCTCGTCGTCGCCGAGCGCGGCACGCAGTCCGGCAAGGCCCGCAAGGCGGCGGCGTGGGGCAAGCCGGTGCTGGGTGCCGACGAGTTCCTCGCCTGGGTGGACGCCGCGCCAAGGTCACAGTGA
- a CDS encoding O-antigen ligase, whose product MDGQSVDSRMDWRDRVTSPAVQDGIAVWSVVLLTVGQGVRYLTGMPVFVALAFATVAAVAVSFRPTLATLRLPLPLGAYIGLACASVLWSATRGVTALAIVALLATTFLAVVTVRGTSNRRFMVLLYRGFQISLFLGLALELYAAIIVRGPIYPPMTDLTDLVDGKNVVGHQLSWTEGLLFQGGPIQGFVGNRNTFGFVALLTAVTGVVVLLERLVRKADALLTLAAAAAVHLLTMSATVTVSVLYLAAITVAAFWIRRLPPGGKKALSRIVLGVTAVAGVLTIKYSDFIFGLLGRDSDLTNRTALWRQIMEYATMRPEGWGLVSYWPAWLEPYRTIDENADLLATHGHNAFLDTWLQLGLIGVTLLIAILVLTFGSAWRLVERADRGDTYIPLGWTLLTVTLLLQSLTESRILQEIGWYLVVALFMSAPQVFRLTIVDPELVHHGRSGGQGEARRADLDS is encoded by the coding sequence ATGGACGGTCAGTCGGTGGACTCACGCATGGACTGGCGGGACAGGGTCACCTCTCCCGCGGTGCAGGACGGCATCGCGGTGTGGTCCGTGGTCCTGCTCACGGTGGGTCAGGGAGTCCGCTACCTGACCGGCATGCCCGTGTTCGTCGCGCTCGCCTTCGCGACCGTCGCTGCGGTCGCGGTGAGCTTCCGCCCCACGCTCGCGACGCTCAGGCTGCCTCTGCCGCTCGGCGCCTACATCGGCCTCGCGTGCGCGAGCGTGCTGTGGTCCGCGACCCGGGGCGTCACGGCGCTCGCGATCGTCGCACTGCTCGCGACGACGTTCCTCGCGGTCGTGACGGTGCGCGGCACGAGCAACCGGCGCTTCATGGTGCTGCTCTATCGGGGCTTCCAGATCTCGCTGTTCCTCGGGCTCGCGCTCGAGCTGTACGCGGCGATCATCGTGCGCGGTCCCATCTACCCGCCGATGACGGACCTCACCGACCTGGTCGACGGCAAGAACGTCGTCGGGCATCAGTTGTCGTGGACCGAGGGGCTGCTGTTCCAGGGTGGACCGATCCAGGGCTTCGTCGGCAACCGCAACACGTTCGGCTTCGTCGCGCTGCTCACCGCGGTGACCGGCGTGGTCGTCCTGCTCGAGCGGCTCGTGCGCAAGGCGGATGCGCTCCTCACCCTCGCGGCCGCCGCGGCCGTGCACCTGCTGACGATGTCGGCCACGGTCACGGTGTCCGTGCTCTACTTGGCCGCGATCACGGTCGCCGCGTTCTGGATCCGTCGTCTCCCGCCGGGCGGGAAGAAGGCCCTGTCGCGCATCGTCCTGGGGGTGACGGCCGTCGCGGGGGTGCTCACGATCAAGTACAGCGACTTCATCTTCGGGCTCCTGGGTCGCGACTCGGACCTCACGAACCGCACCGCGCTGTGGCGCCAGATCATGGAGTACGCGACCATGCGGCCCGAGGGCTGGGGGCTCGTCAGCTACTGGCCCGCGTGGCTCGAGCCGTACCGGACGATCGACGAGAACGCGGACCTGCTCGCGACCCACGGCCACAATGCCTTCCTCGACACGTGGCTTCAGCTCGGGCTCATCGGCGTGACCCTGCTCATCGCGATCCTGGTCCTCACGTTCGGCTCCGCGTGGCGACTCGTCGAGCGCGCCGACAGGGGCGACACGTACATCCCTCTCGGGTGGACGCTGCTGACGGTGACGCTGCTGCTCCAGTCGCTCACCGAGTCGCGGATCCTCCAGGAGATCGGCTGGTACCTGGTGGTGGCGCTGTTCATGTCGGCGCCGCAGGTGTTCAGGCTCACGATCGTCGACCCGGAGCTGGTCCACCACGGCAGGTCCGGGGGGCAGGGCGAGGCGCGCCGGGCAGATCTCGACTCGTAG
- a CDS encoding DUF1648 domain-containing protein, translating to MRQDDVVRRAIQVGMGGPVLLVGLGIVIQLMSLDGLSAEVVTHWGPSGPDGYGPAWTWPVLTLLVGLGLPALLMASALPSLRRGERSPMLRLLPALAVGLSALIAIVSTGSVVIQRDDASAQSVVPVMILAFAGAILGGVLAWFAQPAQDAIVPASRPVAPLEASSGTRLVWLGRAEMGRGPMLALVAACALLVGLAVWMWVLGDLAAAIIVTAVAVLVTVLTSIMTVFHVRADARGLSVRSTVGFLRFTVPASDIASATVSDVSGLTQFGGWGVRSIPGATGIILRNGPALEVTRRSGRRLVVTLDDAETVAGVLAAAAGSGAHADQD from the coding sequence ATGCGTCAGGACGACGTCGTGCGCCGCGCGATTCAGGTGGGGATGGGCGGACCCGTGCTGCTCGTCGGGCTGGGAATCGTGATCCAGCTCATGTCCCTCGACGGCCTGTCCGCCGAGGTGGTCACCCACTGGGGCCCCTCCGGCCCCGACGGCTACGGGCCCGCGTGGACGTGGCCCGTGCTCACCCTCCTGGTCGGACTCGGCCTGCCCGCGCTGCTCATGGCCTCGGCGCTGCCGTCGCTGAGGCGCGGAGAGCGCAGCCCGATGCTGAGGCTGCTGCCGGCGCTCGCGGTCGGGCTGTCGGCGCTCATCGCGATCGTGTCGACCGGCTCCGTCGTGATCCAGCGCGACGACGCGTCCGCGCAGAGCGTGGTCCCGGTGATGATCCTCGCCTTCGCGGGAGCGATCCTCGGCGGCGTGCTCGCGTGGTTCGCGCAGCCCGCCCAGGATGCGATCGTGCCCGCCTCGCGCCCGGTCGCGCCGCTCGAGGCGTCGTCCGGAACCCGCCTCGTGTGGCTCGGGCGCGCCGAGATGGGGCGCGGGCCCATGCTCGCGCTCGTCGCGGCGTGCGCGCTGCTCGTCGGGCTCGCCGTGTGGATGTGGGTGCTGGGCGACCTCGCCGCGGCGATCATCGTCACCGCGGTCGCCGTCCTCGTGACAGTGCTCACGAGCATCATGACGGTCTTCCACGTGCGAGCCGACGCGCGGGGGCTGTCGGTACGCTCGACGGTTGGCTTCCTACGCTTCACGGTGCCCGCCTCGGACATCGCCTCGGCGACCGTCTCCGATGTGTCGGGGCTGACGCAGTTCGGCGGGTGGGGCGTCCGGTCCATCCCCGGGGCGACGGGGATCATCCTGCGCAACGGGCCCGCGCTCGAGGTCACCCGGCGCTCGGGCCGCCGCCTCGTGGTGACCCTGGACGATGCGGAGACGGTCGCGGGCGTGCTCGCGGCGGCAGCGGGATCGGGTGCACATGCTGATCAGGATTGA
- a CDS encoding glycoside hydrolase domain-containing protein encodes MLENVDPFNGTEVTDLPAPSRLAATWWWPKPQVGNTHPGACHPLGMVSACAFSGAYPTGYGLYDLSTEGVPRKIHDEYVASGFTHFQQSGTGAIRKYYNYFRVTPMLEPLDGLGKEFVLTDEEASPGYYAATLDNGVRAEITVGPKSAVHRYTFPEHKDARVVVDMSTGGLTIPYSATVPLRAYLESLEPGKAQGQIVVEGAPLSVYLECDALSWRQMLWYDRRLMPAGARLDLDHIRPTTLRPFGLMWAGPSLAGQTIELRMGFSLRGVEQARENLRRDCGTGQDRFSKRLSTTRSTWTDLLDSIQVETESDSRREVFYTALYHSLVKPCFARDESPFWPTEGPFVFDISTMWDIYRTQLPLLTALQPGKAIDLANALLTICEQEGNLPIGYRMARGSDRFSRQASALAHTFLADLCQLDIPGIDWDWALVNMQADLRRTYGEDFLLTGRAHPISHTLDLAFAYWCTAKVADRVEDKPLVSELTSLAGRWRNAFGDDGLLLDSNFYEGTKYNYSFRLLHDMAAHIADVGGDEAFVGLLDEFFGFGAEPITQPGVDPSPEEMAAGYALGRFEGLNNEPDMEAPWAYHYAGRPDRTAEVVHDIVHQQFSTGRGGMAGNDDSGGLSSWYVWASLGLFPVAGQNLFLLHPPAFERATLAMSRGRLVIETEGFVEPAPGGPVQHVQSVTFDGERVPSWIDGTRLHAGGTLRFVLGSEPSTWGTDERPPSMPDPVATPVATAPESTASTT; translated from the coding sequence ATGCTCGAGAATGTCGACCCGTTCAACGGCACCGAGGTGACGGATCTGCCCGCGCCCTCGCGCCTCGCCGCCACCTGGTGGTGGCCGAAGCCGCAGGTAGGAAACACCCACCCGGGCGCGTGCCACCCGCTCGGCATGGTGAGCGCCTGCGCCTTCTCCGGCGCGTACCCCACCGGCTATGGGCTCTACGACCTGTCGACAGAGGGCGTCCCCCGGAAGATCCACGACGAGTACGTGGCCTCGGGCTTCACCCACTTCCAGCAGTCGGGCACGGGCGCGATCCGCAAGTACTACAACTACTTCCGCGTCACCCCGATGCTCGAGCCGCTCGACGGCCTCGGCAAGGAGTTCGTGCTGACCGACGAGGAGGCGTCGCCCGGCTACTACGCGGCGACGCTCGACAACGGCGTGCGCGCGGAGATCACCGTGGGCCCGAAGTCCGCGGTGCACCGCTACACGTTCCCCGAGCACAAGGACGCGCGCGTCGTCGTCGACATGTCGACCGGCGGGCTCACGATCCCCTACTCGGCGACCGTGCCGCTGCGCGCGTACCTCGAGTCCCTCGAGCCCGGCAAGGCCCAGGGCCAGATCGTCGTCGAGGGCGCTCCCCTGTCCGTCTACCTCGAGTGCGACGCTCTGTCGTGGCGCCAGATGCTCTGGTACGACCGCCGCCTGATGCCCGCGGGCGCGCGCCTCGACCTCGACCACATCCGCCCGACGACGCTGCGTCCGTTCGGCCTCATGTGGGCCGGCCCGTCGCTCGCCGGCCAGACGATCGAGTTGCGCATGGGCTTCTCGCTGCGCGGCGTCGAGCAGGCGCGCGAGAACCTGCGCCGCGACTGCGGCACGGGCCAGGACCGATTCTCGAAGCGGCTGTCCACCACACGCTCCACGTGGACCGACCTGCTCGACAGCATCCAGGTCGAGACCGAGTCCGACTCGCGCCGCGAGGTCTTCTACACCGCGCTCTACCACTCGCTCGTGAAGCCCTGCTTCGCGCGCGACGAGTCCCCCTTCTGGCCCACCGAGGGTCCCTTCGTCTTCGACATCTCGACGATGTGGGACATCTACCGTACGCAGCTCCCGCTGCTCACCGCGCTCCAGCCTGGGAAGGCGATCGACCTCGCCAACGCCCTGCTCACCATCTGCGAGCAGGAGGGCAACCTGCCCATCGGCTACCGCATGGCGCGCGGCTCGGACCGCTTCTCGAGGCAGGCCTCCGCGCTCGCCCACACCTTCCTCGCCGATCTGTGCCAGCTCGACATCCCCGGCATCGACTGGGACTGGGCGCTGGTCAACATGCAGGCGGACCTGCGCCGCACCTATGGCGAGGACTTCCTGCTCACCGGGCGCGCGCACCCCATCTCCCACACGCTGGACCTCGCCTTCGCCTACTGGTGCACCGCGAAGGTCGCCGACAGGGTCGAGGACAAGCCGCTGGTCAGCGAGCTCACCTCGCTCGCCGGTCGCTGGCGCAACGCGTTCGGTGACGACGGGCTGCTGCTCGACTCGAACTTCTACGAGGGCACCAAGTACAACTACTCGTTCCGCCTCCTGCACGACATGGCCGCGCACATCGCCGACGTGGGCGGGGACGAGGCGTTCGTCGGGCTTCTCGACGAGTTCTTCGGCTTCGGCGCCGAGCCCATCACGCAGCCCGGCGTCGACCCGAGCCCCGAGGAGATGGCGGCCGGCTACGCGCTCGGCCGATTCGAGGGCCTCAACAACGAGCCCGACATGGAGGCCCCCTGGGCCTACCACTACGCCGGCCGACCCGACCGGACCGCCGAGGTCGTCCACGACATCGTCCACCAGCAGTTCAGCACCGGACGCGGCGGCATGGCAGGCAACGACGACTCCGGCGGCCTGAGCTCCTGGTACGTGTGGGCGAGCCTCGGCCTGTTCCCCGTCGCCGGACAGAACCTCTTTCTGCTGCACCCGCCGGCGTTCGAGCGCGCCACGCTCGCGATGTCGCGCGGACGCCTCGTCATCGAGACCGAGGGCTTCGTCGAGCCCGCGCCCGGCGGCCCGGTGCAGCACGTCCAGTCCGTCACCTTCGACGGCGAGCGCGTGCCGTCGTGGATCGACGGCACGCGCCTCCATGCGGGAGGCACCCTGCGCTTCGTGCTGGGCTCCGAGCCCAGCACGTGGGGCACCGACGAGCGTCCGCCGTCGATGCCCGACCCCGTCGCGACGCCCGTCGCGACGGCCCCCGAAAGCACTGCCAGCACTACCTGA
- a CDS encoding SDR family oxidoreductase, protein MTRRVLFIGGTGVISAAVVREALAQGIELTVLNRGSGRRPLPPGVESLVADVHDPAAVRAALGTREFDSVVDWVAFTPEHVQADVDRFSGRTGQYVFISSASAYLTPPARMPIVESTPLKNPAWPYSRDKIACEDLLMREFRDHDFPVTVVRPSHTYDETCVPFDAGWTFVERMRAGKEVIVHGDGSSMWTLTHSRDVARGVVPLLANPRTIGEAYTVTSHDAPSWDAIAHALAAAAGTEARIVHVPSDQIAAVHPAWGEALLGDKTWNAIFDTSKLRSVVPDFLATTSFEEGAHEIVAWHDADESRRAIDPVFDRLFDKLADRFRIPAGQR, encoded by the coding sequence ATGACACGACGAGTCCTCTTCATCGGCGGTACCGGCGTGATCAGCGCCGCGGTCGTGCGCGAGGCGCTGGCGCAGGGGATCGAGCTCACGGTGCTGAACCGTGGCTCCGGGCGGCGGCCGCTCCCGCCGGGGGTCGAGTCCCTCGTCGCCGACGTGCACGACCCGGCTGCCGTGCGCGCCGCGCTCGGCACCCGCGAGTTCGACTCGGTGGTCGACTGGGTGGCATTCACCCCTGAGCACGTGCAGGCGGACGTGGACCGGTTCTCCGGACGCACGGGGCAGTACGTCTTCATCAGCTCGGCCTCGGCCTACCTCACGCCCCCGGCGCGGATGCCCATCGTGGAGTCCACCCCTCTCAAGAACCCGGCATGGCCCTACTCACGCGACAAGATCGCATGCGAGGACCTGCTCATGCGCGAGTTCCGCGACCACGACTTCCCGGTCACCGTCGTGCGCCCCTCGCACACCTACGACGAGACGTGCGTGCCCTTCGATGCGGGATGGACCTTCGTCGAGCGCATGCGCGCCGGCAAGGAGGTGATCGTCCACGGCGACGGGTCGTCGATGTGGACCCTCACCCATAGCCGCGACGTGGCCCGTGGCGTCGTCCCCCTGCTCGCCAACCCCAGGACGATCGGTGAGGCCTACACGGTCACGTCGCACGACGCGCCGAGCTGGGACGCCATCGCGCATGCCCTGGCAGCCGCTGCGGGAACAGAGGCTCGGATCGTCCACGTCCCGTCGGACCAGATCGCCGCCGTGCATCCCGCCTGGGGCGAGGCGCTCCTGGGCGACAAGACATGGAACGCCATCTTCGACACCTCGAAGCTGCGCAGCGTGGTGCCCGACTTCCTCGCCACCACGTCCTTCGAGGAGGGTGCTCACGAGATCGTCGCCTGGCACGACGCCGACGAGTCCCGCCGCGCGATCGACCCCGTGTTCGACCGCCTCTTCGACAAACTCGCGGACAGGTTCCGCATTCCCGCCGGGCAGCGCTGA